ATCACTTTATTGAGAAAAGTTTAATGTTTCCTAGAGCACAAAGAGTCTGTGATGGGCACAAATAGCCTGTGTGACATCGGTCTCTCTTTACCAGGTATTCCATGAAATGGCAACCTAAGGATTACTTTATTGCTTGTACTACTACTCACTGAGACAAATCATGTCTCTCAACTCTCACAGTGGTTTTCAAACagtttaaaagtttattttgctCCAAGAAGTGAAAACACAGTCATGGTAATGGTACCCTAGCACAGCCACAGGAACTCCTACTaactttgctgggaaaaaagctTACGCAGTATAAAAGAGAGAAATAGCCTTTAAACATAAGACATTTTGTTAAAAGTATCctgattttctgtatttaaagaaattaaaaactcaCCTGTAACTGGGTCATTTATTAAATTTAACACAGCACCTGGGTTTTCATTGATATTGAAACAAATGGCATCTTCTTTTTGTGGCACCGATATAATGAAGTGTGGATCTCCATCAACTGTAAAGGCAAATCACTGATATTTGTATAGTGATACACAGGTTCAAAGTTCCGCATGACCACTTAGCATTGTGGCAATGGAACTGCTGATGCTGGGGACCAGCAGGAACTGGTCCCTGCACAAGCTGTATGCCCAGCTTAGTCCAGCCCATCCTCCAAAGGAGTGGTGGGGTCCCAAGGAAGCTGCTACCACCTCCCCAAAGTGAACTATGtcctttttcccttcatctttccCAGGTACATGACATACATCCTGTGTCTCTTGACCACTGCAAAATTTGGCACATGGATTTTTGGTTCAGGATGGCCACCTCTAAGTGCTTATCTCTGAGGGCCATGGAAGTATTACTGAGGGCAGGAGGTTCATCTGAATGGAGAATAGGCAGTTACCAACACAAAACCTAGCAATGGGAAGGAGGACTAAGAAAATAACCATATATAATCTCAGTGActtgatctttaaaaaaacatttagagatgtttaaagtaaattaaaatactCGCCccttggaaataaaaaatggctGCTTTTGTGGAAGGGAATTATCTAAAAGACTCAAAAGAATTGTGCAATTTAGTCTTAAATaccctcttctcttctccttctaaGCAGACACTACTCAAGCTACTCACCACTAGTATACCATGTGGGGTGTGCTGTATATAGGTAAGATAGTTGTGGAGCTGCAGagagtaaacaaaaaaaaagttagaaaaactcaCATCAAAATGGAATATTTACACACTATCCACACAGTACATGTAAGATGTCAGGAAGTTAATATGCTAAGTAAATTGCTAATTCCATCCTAGTTTTTAAAGCATGTAGTCCATGGAATGACAGTTTGTGCCCCTTTTGAATCAAGCAAAGCTTTAGGATAGAGACGGATTTCACTTGTAGTCTAAATTGCTTTGAGGGTTTCCACAAGGCCCAAGTAATGTATCTGTAGGACACAAATGTCTCAGACTTAAGGATTAAGCTATCAACAAGGAAATGCAACATCATCCATTGAAAACTTTTGAGGTTttgacatttgtttttttccagagtgaATTTAAGTCTTTTCAATGAAGACTTGAGAAAACTagacagagagagagattgagagagaCTGAGACTAATCTCCAGAGCAAAAACTTCAATCTAACTCTCCCATTTCCAGGATTGCCCAACCAGCAATCTGAAGGGTCAGCTACTGTGTCTCTTTCTTgaataaaacagtttctttttgtaTAAGTAAATGAACATATTAATTTAGCCAGAGATGCTGACATCATACTCCCTTGCTTTATATAATTCCAAAGGAGATGCAAATTCAAGTTCATCCTCTGTTCTTTGGAaacagctttcaggaaaaaatggtgGTTTGATGAACTGGCATTTACTCCTTAAAAGCTATTTAGCTGAAACTTTTTCATCTGCTATTGTTCAACCTTTAAGTGTGTTCTTAGTGAGCAACATTTTAGCAGTGAGCAGAATTTGGTAGTATTTGTTAAAATGCAGTCGTAAAGCCAGAAAAGGCAGTTTCTAGCTCTCCAGTAATTTCAGTTGTCTGAATCGATTTCCTTTGACAGATGCTGCTTCATTCAGAAACTTAAACTAATGACTTACCCAGCATAACAGCTGTGCCAGCCTGTGCTGTGAATGagacaaaatgttattttagagGCCAGAATGAATAAAAACCAATCTCTCccacttccttccttccaccaAAACCAACTTCAAAATCTTGTGTATGTATAAATTGTGTATGTATAAAttactaaatatttaaaaaagaaaaagttagtcAAAACAGTTTCTTTAGTAATGTAACAAAGCAAATGTCATGAACAGGCAGAAAGCACAGCCTACTTTTCAGCAAAAATGTTACTTCTCCAAAGGCATGGGGTTTGCTCTGTAAGGGGCTGGGTCAACCTGCTCTTCTCCGATTCCTCTGTGCCATCTTGTTCTAAACTGTACTACTGGGAAGTCAGTAAGATTTACCCACCTGCTTCCACATTTTTCTAGTCTTCTACTCTTTGTACATCTGAAGCTATGGAAGGGTGTCTGAAGACAGGGCTTTGTGCTGAAGAAGTAGCAATCACAGCATCAATGAAGACACCTCTGTATGAGAGACTGCTACACACAGGTATCTGGGAGTCAATAGTGCTAGCCCTGGAAAGCAATTTAGTTATTCTGGGCCTGAATTTTGTGACAGTGGGATGCTGCAATTATCAGAGATAGGAGGAACCACACTGAAAATGGTATTTACAAACTTTTCCAGCTGAAAAGTTTTTAATCTATTTATAACACAGTCTTGATTTATTCACCaagcattttatgaaaatattgtgTCCTAGATCAAGTAAGTGATGCAGGAAATCCATCTCtaactgttaaaaatattaagtaaattTAATAAGAAATGTACGTACCTTCAGCTGTTACCATGGGCAGGTaagaagtaaaaggaagaaaaagagaaatttagtTTCAATTGTATGATTAAACAGGAAGGATTCTCACCCTGTTAAAACATATTCTAAGGACAAAAATTTAAAACTGTTTGACAATTCAACCAGGTATCTTCAGTATTCTACAATTCTGTTTCTTCCCAATGATACAACTCAATATTTGTAGATCAAACAGAAAGACACTGGAAGTAAAAAGCTGTTATgtggggcagcaaaactgcaattaATTATGCATATGACAAGAGCACTATTAGTAATTGTCTTATTGTTATGCCATTTCCACATTGCAAAATGTTCCTTATTGGTTTTACTCTTTTGCAGTTTTCAAGGCATTTCATCATTCTGTTAATACTGACTGGATGATTCAGTAATCCTATTTGTGAATCTAGACTCTAGGGGGTGTAAAAATTATCTTCTTatacagcagcagcgtttggagTATTTTCTCCTATTACTGCTCTATACTTTCTATATATAAAGAGGATTTACTCGGAAAGAGGTTCAGAAAGGGGCCTTTGTACTACAAGTACCTGGAAAGGGAAAGTAAAGAGCTGAAGATCACTCTGAGTGCATGCCACTTCTGCCAGATGTTTTCCATCTTGTGGAGTCCAGCTGTAAACTTTAAAGTCGTTATGCTGTATAGTGACTTGAATGTTAAATTAAACATGAAGTGTTTTTATGTCAGTATCCCATTAAGATagttatgaaaaataatgcaaaaatgttATCAGCAGAATGCCTGAAGAATTATTGAGAATTGGAGGGCACTTAGCAATTAATTGGTTTTAGGACTTAGTCCAGTTGAAAGAAAAACCCACTAACCTCCAGTAAGCATCTCTGTTATGCTAAAATGCTTGAAGTTACCATGCCAAATTCAGGAGATGAGAAAGTTTTTCATCTAGAAGCCAGCAGAGAGCCCACACAGAGCCTGGGAGGAACTTTTAGGGGCACTAAGCaaaagttttgggaaaaaataatggaCGCTAATAGAAGAGATTGAAAAGCCTCACAAGAGGTTTGTCAGACCTGTTGAATGAGGGAGGGATGAGGATGGCCCGCACAACACACATAGATGAGGGTAGGGTGGCTTTGGGGTGCACTGAGTGGATAACATTTGCCTTACTTTGCTAAAGAGGAATAGAGTCACTTTGTTTCACACAGGTTAAACAAAGAGGCTGAACTGTATGAAAGCAGTGTTTTACTGAGCAAGGAGTTAATAATTAGCCAAAGTATCACAGGAGTTGAGAACAAATTGTGCACTTTCAATATACTTGCTTCTCTTTCTGCAATATATACAAATACCGTGTTTTACAGATACAAGCTCCATGTTTCTATAACCTGATATATCCTGCACGAGGAAGATCTCATGCAAATTTTCCCCTTTCATCTAGAAAGATGTTACTCCATCTACCCCTAAGCTGAAGtacatagaaaaataaaggagaaagtgATGTGAACTGAACTGAATATAGCTGGATTATTAGATTAGAAATGCTTCttggttttcaggtttttttgatgcaatattttacatatttatctTAAAATACACTTATTTTGAATTTATAGTATTTTGCCTGTATGATTTAGTAATGAAGGATGGTTTGATGGAAATTAGCTTTACAATGAAAAGTCATTTTGCATAAACCATACACGTGGAGGCTTGGAAAGTAGATTTTTCAGATACATGTTTAAAACTGTGCCCACACAAAAGCCTTTCTTTAGGAGAACATCAAAGGAGCACTTGGCTTCTCAAATAGAGTAAAATTGTGAAAATGTCTATACCTTCAATGGGTTTATCGGCAATCCCATCTTGATTGCCATAGTCTTCTGGCTTTGTTACCACCATGGATGTCAGTGGCGTTACAAACTTGTATTTTAGTGAGAGATCCAGGGCTTCGGCTGTAAgattctccttttcttctcctgtagCTGCAATACTGAATACAGGTAGAGACTCCTAGCATCAATGATTGCTAAATTACTCACTGAACCCTggattaagtatttttctttaaagtgaagtCATTTCTCTGCAGCTAATTTATCAATAAGGAATATTTGTTACAGTCTAAGAGCACTTCTGATTCCACTGGCTATccaagaaaaaggcaaaactgtgCTTTATATTtgcaataatttaaatttttttaatttgcaaccTGAAACAGGAACACTGAGGTTGGGGAGGAGAATAGGTTGGGGGattttccttactgttttttaTGCTTTCCCATTGGCACCTCAGTGTGATGTGACTTTCAGCTTCGCATCCCAGAAGTTGCACCAGTCAAATGGCTTAACAGGTTCATAGCTAAGATGTTATTCTAGATATAATTACCGTTTTTCCAGGAGTTGTTCAATGGTGAGATAAGCCCAGAGCCTTTCAATGTAATCTCCAAATATGTATTCTTGTTCTTGGAAAGCTTTAGCTGTTTGCTCAACATCTTGTTGTGTAGTATATGACAGGGCGTCATTAGCCTGTTAGGAATAAGGAAACTTCTCTGTATCATAAGTAGCCAGGGACTTCCAGAACCTCCCAAAAATCAAGACCTTCACATCTGAAAATCTTACTAAATTGAAAAACAGTCTGGTCTTACACAGAACTTGCCCAGGAAATTGTCAGTGTTGTATCAGGATCTTTGTTCCATTGCTTCTGTGAAGGTTGGCAGTGTACGCTATAGGACATAATGCAGTTTCCAAATTCAcgtggcattttttttccattagaattTGGCTACTCAGGATTTTAAGAACTTTGATTATGACACCGATTTCATATAGGAATATGTTCAAGCAGATATGCTGGCTAACTTACTAATAATacattatttgtatttgaaatataCCTAATTtcatataatatatttaatacaCCACAGTGCATGGAGCATATGTGCAGTTCACAGTATTTATACCATGATCTATAATATGTTTGTGTTGTGTTTCCTGAATATCGGggcaaatatttttacagaattcaGATCTGGAGAGGCATTTAGATCACTTGGTTCATATTAGAAGTAGACTTCTATTTTAAGAGGAAGGCATTTCAAATATTCAGCTGGTTTATCCATTAGTGTTCTTCAGCCAATGAAGACTAGTGTCTGTGAACACTGAACATTTGGCTCCTGCAAGAACCAGGTAGGGTATTTAGagactaaactaaaaaaaaaaaatctgttagcaaAGCTAATCCAGTCACACTGCACAAAGTTGTTCCAGACTGACCCTAGTATACCTGACTCAGTTAGGCAAGTAActtgcagttttaaaagcaatgaCTTTGGCGCATGTAGTTTCTCACATACGCAGTAACACATCCCATCACTGAGGTAATGAAATAccagtaaatattttaagtattgcCAGCTTTTGAACATTCATTTTGTGTAGTGAGGAAATACCTTACTTAAGTCAAAGAAATCCATACTTACGCCTTCACCTCTCACATCTACAGTCAAACTATTTTGGTTGTTGTCTACAAAGCGCCCAGCCACCACAATCTCAGACCCATCATAGAAATGCTTAAAACTGTTTTTAGTGAGGTCTGATATTTCATTTTCTGGGTAGTTTAACTCCACATCCGTGAGCATGGGATTCGACACCTCATCATAAAACCCCTACaggatgataaaaaaaaaaggggaaaacattcAACTACCATTGTTTCTTTAATTCATAGGTAGATCTGTACCCAGAAACATCCTGCTATTTTGGCAATGAAAACTAAAAGTgtattttagaagaaatatttaaatattccgTTAAATCTCAAAGTACAAGGCCTAAAAATCTACAAATAATGGAAATGAGAAAGGACATACGAACTCTTCAGTCTCACAAAGAGAGCGGGGAAAAATACCTGAGAACAACACGCTGTGGATGATGAGTTCCATCAATGTTAATCAAGAGGGATCCCAAGCTTCCCCCCATTGGATAGACATAAGTTTCTAGATCTATTCCCTGCAGAGACTAGGTATTTGATTTTGGCAGAGCTTGCAATGAAATCCAGTATCTAAATTCTTCAGTGAATTTTCCGAATGGCTGCTATTGGATTGTGAGAAGTAAAAAAGGTCAACTCTGTACTGCCTATACCTGTCCTCATGCCTTATGTGAAATGCTTCAGAAGTATGGTAACATACACCTGCTTGCAGTAAGTTCCTAAAAACAGAATATCTAGAGCCTTTATGCTCTGTCATCCTTCTCTTCCCTCGACATGACATTAACTACATGATCTGTGAGGTATGGGAGATATAATGACTGCAGCAATTTTGCTGCACACTAAAGTGTCCTTCAGAACCATGACTTGTGTCACCCTATGCCGAGTTTTGAACTCTCTTCCATAGCCTACAGCATCTCCCTTTAACTGTCCTTCCACATTCTGATGATATAATGGAAGGGGAAAATTAAATGCAACTAATATTCTGATTACAGCAGACTCTTGAGTATTTCAGTACCAGATTACACTCTGGGATTTTGTTTACTTCAAAATAAGAATGTCTGTATAGTTATCTGAATTAATGTATCTCTCATATAATTTAAGTGGTGATTACTGTACCTGAAGCTGTAAAGCTGCATCAGAGTCAGGATAAATCCGACGGGCCAATCCTTTATTCTCCAGCGCCATCTTCTCCAAGAAGCTGTAGTCAACACCATAGCCAAAACCAAGATTGTATAAGGGAAATTTTTCTTCAATGGCTTTTTTTACATGCACCTGAATGTCCTGAGTATTTGATATGCCTGCATCAAACCAGGAAAAGTTTGAGTTTTCTTCATAAATAGATAAAATTATCACAAAATGAAATGTGGCTAGTCATGTTCAGATTTCTTAGGAGGCATTATCAAAAACTTGTTTTAGTAGTATGATGCTGGTATAGTAGCATTTAAATCATGAAAACATCCAGAAGTCAAAGATGGAGGCCAATTTTAACTGAGCATTTTTTTGTTAGTTAATTCACTCTCTCTATTATTCTATCCAACACAAACTTACCTACGTTTGGTTGGCCATCTGTTAACATGATAATTATAGAAGCGCTTCTCTTGGGCACAAGGTTTCCTTCATGAGCAGCATTCAGCATATCAATTCCCCTCATTATACCGCCATATAAATTTGTCACTGCAAGGTAGATATAGAAATTCGGTTTCAGCACAGTCAAACGAAAGGCCCATTTTCCACTGGAATCTGATGAGATCTCATTATAGtatgaaaatgaaagatttgGGTTTGCAAGCAGGGGGATGTTTAGATAGAAAAGTACCTGGACTTTggaaacataaggaaaaataGATGTCATGTTCTGAGTAAATGTCAACTTTAGGAGTGTCTcatcagtaataaaaaaaaaaaaaaaatagctgtaacATTGTGTTCACAGACTGAATTGATAAATTAACTTACACAACGACCTATTGGCAAGTCCAGTAAAGTACTTACTGCCTTCAGTGTCAATGCCCCGAACAAACTTCCTTGCTTCATCCAAATTCTCAGGAGTGGCCTTGATTAATGTTTCTTTCCAGGTGTGTACTTCACTACCAAACAGTATGAAACTGAAGAAGTCATCTTCTTTAATGTCATCTAAGATTTTTAGTAGTGCTTCTTTTGTCTAAAAGACAAAGAGATTTAAATGTATGGTTCAACATTTAACGAAATAAGTGCTTACAGATTTTACATGATTAATCTCTCAGCATTTGggtatttttaacttttacaCAGTATGTCGTGCAAAAATTCTGagcttgttctgtccttgccagtCCCTGGGTCTATTTCAGAGTAACTCTAGTGAAGTCAGCCAGTTGCAATTACATCTGGTAAGTCTTTGTAGCTGAGAGGAAAATCAGGTCTCATGTCATGGATCGTTGCTTACACTGAGGTCAGCTGGCATGGCAAATCAAAAGTGATGGGAAATGGGTAGCTACAGGCTGGTGGAGAAGCTCATACACAAGCAAGCGTGGATATTTTGATGCAGCACCAAAACCTGAAAATTCTGAGCATTAGCTTAGAATGAGGAGTCCTAACTATGAAAAAGCTGCTGTTTCCCAGAGAAGACAGAATGAACAACATAGATAATGCACGTAATACTATATgcactttttaattttggaaCTGTCCGGTACACGTGACAGAACTCTCTGGAAATGTTGATATTGAGTGTTTTGAACTAATAACATTTATAAGTAAGTAAATATAGCCTAAATGTATagaattttgttttgcagtaatGCTTCAAATTAGTACTTATGGTACTGAGCATTAGAGAGGTCACAGCATAAAACCACTTGGTACAGCTTAAGCAGTGCATATGCACTGTAAGTCACCATGTCCCTCCATCGCAACAGAGGCTCTTCCATTGGGACTTTATAGTAATGTAATAACTTACCTGTTCTATTGcttttccagacattgagccacTAATATCTATTACAAAAATAACATTCTTGGGCAACTTTGGAAGATTTGTTGGTGCAAAGAAGTGTACAAAGTAGCCATTGacaatctgaaaaataaaatgtaaaaacaaaacaaaaaaaaaagacttttgtatattataaagataaaataaataaagaagaaattactttcatttagTGTCTAGCCCCTGAGTGGACTAAAAGGCTTTAATGGGCCTGACTAGTCTTACCTCTGTCCATGGGTCCAGGAGCTTCATTTAAGCACAAGCCTGGGCCTTtagtccctgcctgagctacgCTGTAAGAATCCCTGTCTCCAGCTGTGTCACAGCCATACCTGCTCCTGTCCATGGACTCCACTGATCTGGATCCCACCCTGCAGACTGACTTCCCACCTTGACCTCGGGCTGCCTCATCACCACAAACTTGCCCGATGACCTGGACTCTCAGCTGAATTTGACTACCATCTTTGGGTCTGCCTTGCTCAGGTACTGTGGGGATTGGGCTCTTGGCTGGTGAAGCCCCTGTGCTGTCAGCTGTGTTGTCACACTCAGCTCCTTGTCCTCTAGGGAACAGCTGGCCCTCGCTGCTCCCTGACCTTTACTATGCAAGCTAAGCTGTTCAACAGTTCAAAATTTCCAGCTGTCAGATTTACCTGCAAATTATCTGGAGTTGTTCTCTTCACATCATATCTTACAGTAAAATCCCCATCTAAGACAGACTGTGAGCAATTTGCACAGGTTCGCTGCTGATCAAGAGTTGGCTTGAAAGAGATATGCCCCTGAAAAGAAAAGCCTTCATTAGATCTGAACCTTAATAGCTGAAAATTTTCTACAGAACACAAAGAAGTTTACATTTTTGTAAAACTAGTATATTTATATTCACAGCCATGAGAATAACCTGTTTTATCAGGTTAGGTATTAGTTTGTATCCATacgtatttatatatttattgagAGGTAACTAGTATGTGAAGGCTGCTATTTGGAGCTTTCTTCATCTGTTTACTTCTCCGTCTTCCTTGGTTCAGCCCTCCACTCTGAATGACACCTTTGATAAGGCTGTTGGGGAGTCTATGTCTTAGGAATTCTACCACCTCCATACATGAGAAAACTACTTGTTACTGACTCAGTTCTTCTGCAAGAAATAGTCTATCAGTATCCAGGTTTCCAACTACTGCTGTGGGACAAGGCCTACTAGTTTGGGTACAGTACCATGCTAACAGCTACGTGGCTTCTGAACTGCATGGAGATGGCCTTCAACTTGCTAGCTTGGAATTCAGAACTCATTTGCACAGACAAGCCTTTActgtattttctctattttttttcctctcacttccACTGCTAGCCACTACAGCACTTTTGCACTGACATTATTATTTCAGAATTATACCGTAATAAATAAATTATGGAAGGCAGTAGTCATTGTACCTTCTTatctgaaaaagtttttttaatgatattttgtAGATCGTTGGTGATGAATGTTCCTTCTGCTTCCAGCTCAGTGATACCCTGGGGCTCAAAGATATTTACTTCAATctgaaatattaattgaaaattcATCGTCATTGATTACCCCACAATATATCAACTTAGCCATTTACCAGAGGATCAGCAGGCAACTACAGATGTGAAAGAGGGATTTTtgtaaaagcaacagaaattttGTAATTCATAATGTCAGTCCAAATCCACACTTGTGTGGACATCAGCCAAACAGGCTTTTTTTATGCATAGAAGTTAAAAACAAAGCTAGAAATAAATAAACCTTAATAGAAACATAACTTGTTTGAACACTAGATACCGGAATTTTGTAAAACGTCAATAAATACTCAAGTCCTTCAAAAATATAACCTAGCCATTACCTGTGAGTTGTGCCCAACTTTGACCTATATTTCAGTATGCCTTCTATCATAGCGTGTTTAAAATAATGCTGCATAAACTCTTATAGATGCTGAGTTTTGTAATGATTTTTACACAGCATTTTCTGGGCATACGAAGGAGAAAACTTTTGTCTTAGAGCTGGGTTTTAGCAAGGCAGATAGGAGTGATCAAAGACAAGTTTTGGCACACAAAAGCCACAGTATTCTAGAATGTGATATATGTATCATTGTAATTTAAGATGATGTAGTTTCATGGTGGTGTGAGAAAGGTGTAGTTTATGCTATAAAGGCATTTATAAAAGCTATTATTCTTCTATTTTACCCCAAGGCATTGTAATGGATTTTTCAGGTTTCCATGTATCATTTCTTTTGGAGGCTTAGTAGCTGAGCCAATTTGTCAGGCTTACAAATAAAAACGTGCACTAAAGCACACTGGACTACCCATGTGATTCATTAGAAATATTATCATGGGCCTTTAGCTCACCTGTGAACCAACGGGAATGACCATGGTACTCCACTTTCAACAGATATACAGAATGTCATCATCTCTTAAGTTACAGTATCCAATTTGATACAGTTTGCCATTTACCTCAAAATCTTTGACAAGCTGCTTCGGTTTTACTTTGATGAACATCTCATATTTTCCAAACTGTCGCTTCAGCAGTTCCTCATATGTGAGTTCAAAAGTGACCTTACTGGCTGCTTCAATGTTGACTGAGACagtgaatttttctgtttttcttcctgaagctcTGTATTTAAGTGggtaagaaaaagaatatttttatccTCTTTCACAATATTTATTGTTTGGGTTGGTGGAGTATGATTTTCAAAAAGGAGTAAAACAAAGATGGGAATTTTGATCTGTTGCTAAAATCATCCTCAAACAGTGTAGAATTTATTCAAGTTTCCCAGTGAGCTTAATCCCAGGAACAGGTCATACAAAGTCAGTAGAAGTTGCAGGAACAGTCTTTCCATAATTGCAGATACTGCTTGCGTAGTCAGAagttgtatttcctttttataatTTACACTACAATAACTCTAACTTAATGATTGTTCTTTGGTCCTGTAAAAAACAAACTTCAGAAATATGCTAGAACAAGGTATTTCCAATCTCACAATTTGCTATAGGATGATGGTGTGGAAGCCACACAAGACATCGTTCTTACTTGACAAGACCAGCAGTCTGTCCCTTTGAAACAGCCTTCTCATATTGCTTTTTtgcaacttctttttcctttatagtTCCAGGATAGGTGACACCATCAATTGTCCTGCAGATGAAAAAGTCCTAGTTTAGCTGGATGGTTTGCACCGATACGTAAAAAGTTACTATAGGCAATTCTCTGTTTATTGATTGGTTTGCTAAACAGCA
The genomic region above belongs to Aptenodytes patagonicus chromosome 8, bAptPat1.pri.cur, whole genome shotgun sequence and contains:
- the LOC143164062 gene encoding inter-alpha-trypsin inhibitor heavy chain H3-like yields the protein MENHLLLCILLLIPVFASSDFLITHVRNIKKRNADNDLVVNGIEIYSMKIDSKVTSRFAHNVITSQAVNCGNVHKEVVFDVELPKTAFITNFSMTIDGVTYPGTIKEKEVAKKQYEKAVSKGQTAGLVKASGRKTEKFTVSVNIEAASKVTFELTYEELLKRQFGKYEMFIKVKPKQLVKDFEIEVNIFEPQGITELEAEGTFITNDLQNIIKKTFSDKKGHISFKPTLDQQRTCANCSQSVLDGDFTVRYDVKRTTPDNLQIVNGYFVHFFAPTNLPKLPKNVIFVIDISGSMSGKAIEQTKEALLKILDDIKEDDFFSFILFGSEVHTWKETLIKATPENLDEARKFVRGIDTEGMTNLYGGIMRGIDMLNAAHEGNLVPKRSASIIIMLTDGQPNVGISNTQDIQVHVKKAIEEKFPLYNLGFGYGVDYSFLEKMALENKGLARRIYPDSDAALQLQGFYDEVSNPMLTDVELNYPENEISDLTKNSFKHFYDGSEIVVAGRFVDNNQNSLTVDVRGEGANDALSYTTQQDVEQTAKAFQEQEYIFGDYIERLWAYLTIEQLLEKRIAATGEEKENLTAEALDLSLKYKFVTPLTSMVVTKPEDYGNQDGIADKPIEAQSPVFRHPSIASELSYLYTAHPTWYTSVDGDPHFIISVPQKEDAICFNINENPGAVLNLINDPVTGITVNGELIGDKRANSDAKTQNTYFGKLGIANKHLHLKLTVTPEKITIQNGNEKTGFTWLDSVTLQQEGLTLTINRKKNLVLSMGSGASFVIVLHQVWKKHPLHQDFLGLYILESDKLSEQTHGLLGQFFHPIDFTILEIHPGSDPKKPDATMIVKNNELTVTRGWQKDYRRGPKHGIDIPCWFVHNNGAGLIDGVHTDYIVSSLF